The DNA segment GCGGCGAGAAAGTCCGCATCGACGCGGCCACGGCGTTCGATAACCGCGGGCGGTATATCGGTCTGCCCGGTCAGGTCCAGACCCACACCGAACATGGATTCGTGGTTCTTTGTGGCGACGACCAATGCATCGAGGTGTCGGCCTGGACGTCACCGTCCGGCAAACGCCCGCCGGTTCACAGCAAGTTCAGCGGAGGCGCATAGATGAGGGGCACATCGCTAGCGATACTGGTTTCCTCCGCCGGCAGACGGGTCGGCTTGATCGAGTGCTTCCGCCGGGCGGCTCTCGATACAAATCTCGACCTCAAGGTACTGGCCTGCGACGCCGACCCCGACTTAAGTGCCGCCTGCCAGATCGCCGACAAGGCCTTCAAAGTACCCAGGATCGATCATCCGGACTTCGCCCCCACCCTCCGCGACATCGCGGCTCGCCATGAAGTGAGGCTCGTGGTGCCAACGATCGATCCGGAACTGCTGCCGCTCGCGATCGCCGCCGGGGAATTCGAGGCCATCGGCGCCCGTGTCCACGTCAGTCCGCCCTCAGTCATCAATATCGCGCGCGACAAGGCGGAGACCATGCGCGTGCTCGCCGCCGCCGGTGTGCCGGTTCCCGCCACGACCACATTTGAGGACGTGCGCGAGCGACCCGGCGAATGGCCATGGCCGTTGTTCATGAAACCGCGCAACGGAAGCGCGAGCCGGCTGATCCGGCTCGTGCGGACACCCGACGAGTTGCCCCGGGACGTCGAGGAACCGATGATCGTGCAAGAGTTTCTGGACGGGCCGGAATACACGATCAATGCCTTCATCGATGCGACGGGCCGGTTGAAAACCGCCGTCGCGCATCATCGCCTCAGCGTGCGGGCAGGCGAGGTAGAAAAGGGAAGGACCGTCCGCGATCCGCGTTTCACCGAAATCGCCCACCAGCTTGCCAGGTCCCTGCCGGAAGCGCGCGGCGTTCTGTGCTTTCAGATTATCGTCGACCGCCAGAGGGGACCGAAGGTCATCGAGATTAATGCACGGTTCGGCGGCGGCTACCCCCTGGTCGATCGCGCCGGTGCAACTTTTGCGCGCTGGCTTCTCGAAGAAGTCGCCGGCCTGCCAAGCAGTGCGCATGACGAATGGCGCGAGGGCGTCTTGATGCTGCGCTACGATGCAGCCGTCTATGGGGAATAAAGCAGTGTCCGGCCACGAAGGTGTTCTGGTATTCGACCTGGACGACACGCTCTATCTTGAGCGGGACTTCGCCTTCAGCGGCTTCAGAGCCGCCGGCGATTGGTACGCCGGTCGGAGCGGTCTGCAGGGGCTGGCAGAACGCTGCGAGGCGCTTTTCAACGAGGGCCGCAGAACGAAGATCTTCGACGAGGCGCTCTGCGCGCTCGGCGTGGCCGCCGACGAGGCTCTCGTTGGCGAACTCGTTGCCGTCTATCGCGGGCACAAACCCACGATCACGCTCGCACCCGATGCCGAGCGCTTCTTTCGTGGACGCCACCTCGGGCGGTGGCTCGCCATGATCACGGATGGCCCGTCGGCAACACAACGGGCGAAAGTGAAGGCGCTCGGCCTCGACCGGATGATCGACTACATCATTTACACCGATGTCTGGGGAGCCGAATTTTGGAAACCGCACCCGCGCGCGTTTGCGGCAATCGAGGCGTGGGCTGAAGTGCCCCCTTCACGCATCGTCTACGTGGCGGACAATCCTCGCAAGGATTTCGTGACTCCACGTGCGCGTGGATGGTGGACGGTTCAAGTCGCTCGAGCCGATAGAGTTCACCGCGGCGAAGCCGCCGAGGAGGCCTACCGGCCGCACATCGTTTTGTCCGATCTCGACGCACTGGAAACCCGTCTGGCGGAACTTCAATCCGGCTGAAGGAAGGCCCAAGTCGGAATTCGCTCTCATATCAACCTTTTAGGCACATCTTGCCAGGACAACAACCTATCCATGCACCGGCGACAGCGGCTAAACTCTAGCAATCAAATGGGAAACTATATTTGGCGCGGTACTCGAAAGCTATTTACAACCGGTTAATTACGTGCTTTTTTATTACCGAATACAAATTTGACTGTATTGTTTTGCGCCGAGATTTAGCCGTCCCGGGGCGATGATTTTTTTGAAAATGAATATTAGCCTTTCGACCCTGTCGACCAAATCTAACTCCTAGACGACGGCCCTCTCACAATATTGGGGCGCGAGGGTAAGTGTCGTCGTCGCACGGCTGGGCGGTAAGGCTTGCTCTTGTTAGGAAGGGGCCGTCATGCTGCGTTTATACGCCGCCGCAAAGGCGTTTCGTGACAATTTCCTAGAATGGCCGCCGCTGTCGCGGAAGGACCCAGCAGCAAAATCCTTCGGAAAAATGGTTTGGGCGATCGCAGATGCCGCTCGCGACATCGGTCTGCGGCGCCTCACGACAGCGGCCCGCAGCGCCCAAAAATGCTCGGCGCTCTATCTTGTGGACCTTGGGTCAGCGGCGATCGCGCTCGCTGTGGCGCTGCTGTTGCGCTATGGCATCACCGGCCTCAACGCCCGGCCGGAAACCGCCTCCGTGCTCATATGGTCGGGCCTGCAATATGTGGCAATCTGCGCCTTCGTCTTCCCGTTGTCCGGCTTGTACAGCCGAAACTGGAAATATGGTTCCATTTCAGACCTGTTCACCATCCTTCGCGCAGCCCTGCTGACGTCCTTGTTGCTCGTCTCGCTGCTGTTCTTTTCGACGCGGCTCAGCGAGATTCCGAGAACCGTCGTCCCGCTCCAATCGCTGCTCTTGATCGCCTGCCTGGCCGCCTCTCGCCTGAGCTTCCGCGCGGATGAGATTTCACTGGCGCGGCCGGCTTTCGGGATTGCGCGCAATGGCGCCGCAAAAACGCACCACCGCATACCGCTGCTGATCGTTGGGGCGGGTGATGCGGCTGACCTCTATCTGCGCGCGCTCGCTCGGGATCCGAACTCCACATACTCGCCGGTCGCTTGCCTCGACAAGACTGCCGATCACATCGGCATGACGCTTCGCGGCGTGCCGATTGCCGGCCGGATCGAGGATTTCGAGAAGGTCGTGTGTGAGTTGCAACGGATGAACCGGCAGCCGCGCCACGTCGTCTTCACCGAAGCGCCTTCGACGTTCGGGGACGCGGCGTCCGATGAACTGCTGAAATCGGCCGAGAGGCTGGGGATCGCGGTGTCGCGCCTGTCTCAAATGACCGAGCTCAAGCGTGCGAAATCCGAAAATCCTTACGAACTTCGATCGATCGAATTGACCGACCTTCTGGAGCGCCCACAGGCGGCGCTCGACAAGGATGCCATTCGGCGTCTCGTTAGCGGACGGCGTGTGTTGATAACGGGAGCCGGCGGCTCGATCGGCAGTGAGCTGACCTCCCAGATAGCCGCCTGCGCGCCGGCCGAGATCGTGCTGATCGACAACACCGAATACAATCTCTACGCGATCGACATGACGCTCAGCGAGAATTTCGCGACCGTCCCGCGTTTCAGCTATCTTTGCAGCGTCAGACGGAGCCAGCGCGTCGATGAAATCTTCGACAGGCACAGGCCGGAACTGGTGTTCCATGCGGCTGCGTTGAAACATGTGCCTATGGTGCAGATGAACCCATGCGAAGGCGTGCTGACCAACGTCATCGGAACGATGAACGTTGCCAATGCGGCGAAGAAATACGGCACGCTTGCAATGGTCCAGATCTCGACCGACAAGGTTGTGAACTCGACAAGCGTCATGGGTGCTACCAAGCGCCTGGCGGAACTTTATTGCCAGGCGCTCGACCTGGACGGCGTTAAGACCGGCAAAGGTCCGCGTTTCATGACGGTGCGATTTGGAAACGTGCTCGGATCGAGCGGTTCGCTGATCCCCCTTTTCGAACGCCAGCTTGCACGCGGTGGCCCGCTTACGGTCACCGACCCCTGCATGACACGCTTCTTCATGACCATTCGCGAGGCGGTGGAATTGACGTTGCAGGCCTCTGCATACGGCTTCGAGAAACAGCTCGGCCAGGGGGAAATCTTCGTTCTGGACATGGGCGAGCCTATCAAGATCATCGATATCGCCCGCCGCATGATTCAGCTGGCAGGGTTCACGCCCGATCGTGACATCGAGATCAAGATCATCGGATGCCGGCCGGGTGAGAAGCTCTTCGAAGAGCTGTTCGACGAAACGGACAAGCGCATCGAGTCGCCAGTGCCGGGCGTCCTTGGGGCGGTTCCAGATCCGATATCCCTTCCGACTCTCAGCGACGCGTTTACGCGGCTGCAGCGCCACGCCGAGCGAGGCAATGAGAAGGCCCTGAAGATGGTCATGCGCGAGTTGCTTCCCCGCTATGAGCCGGCGGCGGTGAACGGGAACGCCTACCCCAAGGATCGTACGCCGATCCGGCGACGAAAACTTGCGAAGGGAGGTGCGCAGCGTAACGGCTATGACAAGGGCGCGCGCAAGGACCTTGGCCTGCCGGGAACTTGAACTTGATAGACCGCGAAGGCTGGCCGCGCCTCGCGCACGATGCGCGGCTCGCGTCGGACGGCAAGACATTCAGGATGAGCGGTCGTAAGGGGCGCAAAGCTGCAACAGTGTTTGTGGTCTCATAGCAGGCCGAGCGCGGAGACTGGGATGCACAACCGAACTCCATCACCCCAGGTCGGCGACACACGTCGCTCCATGCCGTTTTCCCGCGGCATCGCGGCAAAGCTCCTGCGGGGGGCCTTGAACCCGACCATGTCAACTTCGCGCCCCTACGTCGAACGCGGCGACGTCCAACTCTCCATCCCCGCCGACCCATGCCAGACGCAACTTGCGCAAAGGCAGAGGCGCGTGATCGCGGTCGTTGCTAGCCTGACGATATCGCTGACGAATTTCCGGCTGGAGCTGCTGAAGAAACTGGTCGAAGCCGGGCACGAGGTCGTTGCCTTTGCGCCGGAAAACGACGACCGAGTCGAACAGCAATTGGCCGAGATCGGCGTCCGCTTCGTGCAGATCCCCATGGCGCGCACCGGGCACAATCCCCTCGATGACCTGCGGACGCTTTGGTCGCTGAGGCGACACTTCAAGCGGCTGAAGCCGGACGTGATCCTGCCCTATACGATGAAGCCGATCATCTATGCCGGGATTGCCGCCCGGATGCTCGGGATCAAGGACCGCTGCTTCCTCGTCACCGGCCTCGGGCATGTCTTTTCGAACGAAACGCCCGCCTCGTTTAAGTCGAGTCTGGTCAGGCATTTGTGCGTCCGCCTGTATCGCATTGCCTTCCGCGGCGCAAAAGCCGTATTCGTCTACAACGAGGCCGATCGTGCAGACATCTGCAAATACCAGATGCTCGACAGCACTGCCGTGCTCAGTCTGATCCCGGGATC comes from the Sinorhizobium garamanticum genome and includes:
- a CDS encoding ATP-grasp domain-containing protein, which produces MRGTSLAILVSSAGRRVGLIECFRRAALDTNLDLKVLACDADPDLSAACQIADKAFKVPRIDHPDFAPTLRDIAARHEVRLVVPTIDPELLPLAIAAGEFEAIGARVHVSPPSVINIARDKAETMRVLAAAGVPVPATTTFEDVRERPGEWPWPLFMKPRNGSASRLIRLVRTPDELPRDVEEPMIVQEFLDGPEYTINAFIDATGRLKTAVAHHRLSVRAGEVEKGRTVRDPRFTEIAHQLARSLPEARGVLCFQIIVDRQRGPKVIEINARFGGGYPLVDRAGATFARWLLEEVAGLPSSAHDEWREGVLMLRYDAAVYGE
- a CDS encoding HAD family hydrolase codes for the protein MSGHEGVLVFDLDDTLYLERDFAFSGFRAAGDWYAGRSGLQGLAERCEALFNEGRRTKIFDEALCALGVAADEALVGELVAVYRGHKPTITLAPDAERFFRGRHLGRWLAMITDGPSATQRAKVKALGLDRMIDYIIYTDVWGAEFWKPHPRAFAAIEAWAEVPPSRIVYVADNPRKDFVTPRARGWWTVQVARADRVHRGEAAEEAYRPHIVLSDLDALETRLAELQSG
- a CDS encoding polysaccharide biosynthesis protein yields the protein MVWAIADAARDIGLRRLTTAARSAQKCSALYLVDLGSAAIALAVALLLRYGITGLNARPETASVLIWSGLQYVAICAFVFPLSGLYSRNWKYGSISDLFTILRAALLTSLLLVSLLFFSTRLSEIPRTVVPLQSLLLIACLAASRLSFRADEISLARPAFGIARNGAAKTHHRIPLLIVGAGDAADLYLRALARDPNSTYSPVACLDKTADHIGMTLRGVPIAGRIEDFEKVVCELQRMNRQPRHVVFTEAPSTFGDAASDELLKSAERLGIAVSRLSQMTELKRAKSENPYELRSIELTDLLERPQAALDKDAIRRLVSGRRVLITGAGGSIGSELTSQIAACAPAEIVLIDNTEYNLYAIDMTLSENFATVPRFSYLCSVRRSQRVDEIFDRHRPELVFHAAALKHVPMVQMNPCEGVLTNVIGTMNVANAAKKYGTLAMVQISTDKVVNSTSVMGATKRLAELYCQALDLDGVKTGKGPRFMTVRFGNVLGSSGSLIPLFERQLARGGPLTVTDPCMTRFFMTIREAVELTLQASAYGFEKQLGQGEIFVLDMGEPIKIIDIARRMIQLAGFTPDRDIEIKIIGCRPGEKLFEELFDETDKRIESPVPGVLGAVPDPISLPTLSDAFTRLQRHAERGNEKALKMVMRELLPRYEPAAVNGNAYPKDRTPIRRRKLAKGGAQRNGYDKGARKDLGLPGT
- a CDS encoding glycosyltransferase family 4 protein, giving the protein MHNRTPSPQVGDTRRSMPFSRGIAAKLLRGALNPTMSTSRPYVERGDVQLSIPADPCQTQLAQRQRRVIAVVASLTISLTNFRLELLKKLVEAGHEVVAFAPENDDRVEQQLAEIGVRFVQIPMARTGHNPLDDLRTLWSLRRHFKRLKPDVILPYTMKPIIYAGIAARMLGIKDRCFLVTGLGHVFSNETPASFKSSLVRHLCVRLYRIAFRGAKAVFVYNEADRADICKYQMLDSTAVLSLIPGSGVDLEHFAFSPPPRRGPVFLLVARLLRDKGIVEYVEAARIVRRSFPDAKFQLLGSFDSNPTAISRDEIDGWVREGILDYLGYTQDVRPYLAACSVFVLPSYYREGIPRSILEALATGRPIVTTDLPGCRDTVQPGVNGFVVKPRDPLSLAEAMSVFARNTRLAAEMGRQARYIAQARFDVHMVNQMLLDRMHLA